A segment of the Leptolyngbya sp. NIES-3755 genome:
ACTCGCAATTGTCGCCCCATCCATTCCGCGCCGTCTAATTCAGCGATCGCGGCATCTTCCTGGGCATCTTGTTCCATCTCAACGAACGCAAAGCCCCGCATTCGTCCTGTTTCTCGATCGGTGGGCAGCACCACACGTTTTACATCACCATATTCAGCGAATACGGTTTTCAGGTCGTCTACGGTCGCTTGGTAGGAAAGATTTCC
Coding sequences within it:
- a CDS encoding RNA-binding region protein RNP-1 (similar to AA sequence:cyanobase_aa:LBDG_14820); translated protein: MTIYVGNLSYQATVDDLKTVFAEYGDVKRVVLPTDRETGRMRGFAFVEMEQDAQEDAAIAELDGAEWMGRQLRVNKAKPKGE